The proteins below come from a single Aegilops tauschii subsp. strangulata cultivar AL8/78 chromosome 6, Aet v6.0, whole genome shotgun sequence genomic window:
- the LOC109779228 gene encoding histone H2A-like: protein MDASATVATGKGKKGVAGRKAGGPRKKSVSRSVKAGLQFPVSRIGRFLKKGRYAQRVGSGAPVYLAAVLEYLAAELLELAGNAAKDNKKSRIIPRHLLLAIRNDEELGKLLAGITIAHGGVIPNINPVLLPKKTAEKSPKEPKSPKKTAKSPKKA, encoded by the coding sequence ATGGACGCCTCAGCCACCGTAGCCACCGGGAAGGGGAAGAAGGGCGTGGCCGGGCGCAAGGCGGGCGGCCCCAGGAAGAAGTCCGTGTCGCGGTCCGTCAAGGCCGGGCTCCAGTTCCCCGTCAGCCGCATCGGGCGCTTCCTCAAGAAGGGCCGCTACGCGCAGCGCGTCGGCTCCGGCGCCCCCGTCTACCTCGCGGCCGTCCTCGAGTACCTCGCCGCcgagctgctggagctcgcgggCAACGCCGCCAAGGACAACAAGAAGAGCCGGATCATCCCCCGCCACCTGCTGCTCGCCATCAGGAACGACGAGGAGCTCGGCAAGCTGCTCGCCGGCATCACCATCGCGCACGGCGGCGTGATTCCCAACATCAACCCGGTGCTGCTCCCcaagaagacggccgagaagtCCCCCAAGGAGCCCAAGTCGCCCAAGAAGACCGCCAAGTCCCCCAAGAAGGCTTAG